A window of the Phragmites australis chromosome 20, lpPhrAust1.1, whole genome shotgun sequence genome harbors these coding sequences:
- the LOC133901593 gene encoding uncharacterized protein LOC133901593 isoform X1 has translation MGISRTEVSLLRLLDSAPRQQNQAKLVDYVTTSRELLEQLAAETTSAGISSVSKAKLNEYSDKINKLAARLAPEVPDDAKAINEIKEEHSPEVEQVGSPVALSSGLRRRLIISQVEAGQTVSEKQRDVGAPIRLDATAQAHIEKYRKLQEDLTDEMVELVHQLKESSLMMNQSVQDTGKILDSTERAVEHSLAGTGRANARAVEVYSLTSKTTCFQWFLLFIMACMFVMVVLLIRIT, from the exons ATGGGGATCAGCAGGACTGAAGTGAGTCTGCTAAGGTTGCTTGATTCGGCTCCGCGGCAGCAGAACCAGGCCAAGCTCGTTGAT TATGTCACCACATCCCGGGAACTGTTAGAGCAGCTGGCAGCAGAAACTACGTCAGCAGGGATATCAAG TGTTTCAAAAGCCAAATTGAATGAGTATTCAGACAAGATTAATAAACTTGCTGCAAGGCTTGCTCCTGAAGTG CCAGATGATGCAAAGGCAATTAATGAAATCAAAGAAGAACACTCTCCTGAAGTGGAACAAGTAGGAAGCCCAGTTGCCTTATCCTCAGGATTAAGGAGGAGATTGAT cATTTCTCAAGTAGAGGCTGGACAAACTGTCAGTGAGAAACAAAGAGATGTTGGAGCACCTATTAGACTGGATGCAACAGCTCAGGCTCACATTGAGAAATATAG AAAGCTGCAAGAAGATTTGACTGATGAAATGGTTGAATTAGTACACCAACTGAAGGAGAGCAGCCTTATGATGAACCAATCTGTGCAAGACACGGGGAAG ATACTTGATTCAACAGAGAGGGCAGTGGAACATAGCTTGGCAGGCACTGGCCGTGCAAATGCACGTGCAGTGGAGGTGTATTCTTTGACCTCCAAGACAACATGCTTCCAATGGTTTCTGCTTTTCATAATGGCCTGCATGTTTGTCATGGTGGTTCTACTCATACGGATTACATGA
- the LOC133901593 gene encoding uncharacterized protein LOC133901593 isoform X3, which yields MSDFPWFSVSKAKLNEYSDKINKLAARLAPEVPDDAKAINEIKEEHSPEVEQVGSPVALSSGLRRRLIISQVEAGQTVSEKQRDVGAPIRLDATAQAHIEKYRKLQEDLTDEMVELVHQLKESSLMMNQSVQDTGKILDSTERAVEHSLAGTGRANARAVEVYSLTSKTTCFQWFLLFIMACMFVMVVLLIRIT from the exons ATGAGTGACTTCCCTTGGTTCAGTGTTTCAAAAGCCAAATTGAATGAGTATTCAGACAAGATTAATAAACTTGCTGCAAGGCTTGCTCCTGAAGTG CCAGATGATGCAAAGGCAATTAATGAAATCAAAGAAGAACACTCTCCTGAAGTGGAACAAGTAGGAAGCCCAGTTGCCTTATCCTCAGGATTAAGGAGGAGATTGAT cATTTCTCAAGTAGAGGCTGGACAAACTGTCAGTGAGAAACAAAGAGATGTTGGAGCACCTATTAGACTGGATGCAACAGCTCAGGCTCACATTGAGAAATATAG AAAGCTGCAAGAAGATTTGACTGATGAAATGGTTGAATTAGTACACCAACTGAAGGAGAGCAGCCTTATGATGAACCAATCTGTGCAAGACACGGGGAAG ATACTTGATTCAACAGAGAGGGCAGTGGAACATAGCTTGGCAGGCACTGGCCGTGCAAATGCACGTGCAGTGGAGGTGTATTCTTTGACCTCCAAGACAACATGCTTCCAATGGTTTCTGCTTTTCATAATGGCCTGCATGTTTGTCATGGTGGTTCTACTCATACGGATTACATGA
- the LOC133901594 gene encoding uncharacterized protein LOC133901594: MKNTVVALAACLMLLALFITTATASLPCQCCWIVQHLTVTCGHACCGENCCPPTPPPSARCNFQEHPQACS; the protein is encoded by the exons ATGAAGAACACAGTCGTCGCTCTTGCGGCATGTCTGATGCTACTTGCACTCTTCATCACAACAGCCACTGCCTCACTGC CATGTCAATGCTGCTGGATAGTGCAGCATCTGACGGTGACCTGCGGCCATGCTTGCTGCGGCGAAAACTGCTGCCCACCCACCCCGCCGCCGTCAGCACGTTGCAACTTTCAAGAACATCCTCAGGCCTGTTCATAG
- the LOC133901593 gene encoding uncharacterized protein LOC133901593 isoform X2 yields the protein MGISRTEVSLLRLLDSAPRQQNQAKLVDYVTTSRELLEQLAAETTSAGISSVSKAKLNEYSDKINKLAARLAPEVPDDAKAINEIKEEHSPEVEQVGSPVALSSGLRRRLIKLQEDLTDEMVELVHQLKESSLMMNQSVQDTGKILDSTERAVEHSLAGTGRANARAVEVYSLTSKTTCFQWFLLFIMACMFVMVVLLIRIT from the exons ATGGGGATCAGCAGGACTGAAGTGAGTCTGCTAAGGTTGCTTGATTCGGCTCCGCGGCAGCAGAACCAGGCCAAGCTCGTTGAT TATGTCACCACATCCCGGGAACTGTTAGAGCAGCTGGCAGCAGAAACTACGTCAGCAGGGATATCAAG TGTTTCAAAAGCCAAATTGAATGAGTATTCAGACAAGATTAATAAACTTGCTGCAAGGCTTGCTCCTGAAGTG CCAGATGATGCAAAGGCAATTAATGAAATCAAAGAAGAACACTCTCCTGAAGTGGAACAAGTAGGAAGCCCAGTTGCCTTATCCTCAGGATTAAGGAGGAGATTGAT AAAGCTGCAAGAAGATTTGACTGATGAAATGGTTGAATTAGTACACCAACTGAAGGAGAGCAGCCTTATGATGAACCAATCTGTGCAAGACACGGGGAAG ATACTTGATTCAACAGAGAGGGCAGTGGAACATAGCTTGGCAGGCACTGGCCGTGCAAATGCACGTGCAGTGGAGGTGTATTCTTTGACCTCCAAGACAACATGCTTCCAATGGTTTCTGCTTTTCATAATGGCCTGCATGTTTGTCATGGTGGTTCTACTCATACGGATTACATGA